Proteins co-encoded in one Flavivirga eckloniae genomic window:
- a CDS encoding 3-hydroxyacyl-CoA dehydrogenase/enoyl-CoA hydratase family protein, with the protein MSKRRIKKVAIIGSGIMGSGIACHFANIGVEVLLLDIVPRELNDKEKAKGLTLDDKMVRNRLVNDALSVALKSKPSPIYHSKFAKRITTGNLEDDIAKVSDVDWIMEVVVERLDIKKQVFETLEKHRTPGTLITSNTSGIPIKFMSEGRSEDFQKHFCGTHFFNPARYLKLFEIIPSPKTDASVLEFLNGYGEQFLGKTSVVAKDTPAFIGNRIGIFSIMSLFHVVKDMELTIEEVDKLSGPVIGRPKSATFRTVDVVGLDTLVHVANGIAENCKEDESLELFKLPDFVNTMIENKWLGSKTKQGFYKKTVSAEGKKEILSLDLNTLEYRSAKKAKFATLELTKTIDKVVDRFEVLVSGKDKAGEFYRKNFAALFAYVSNRIPEITDDLYKIDDAMKAGFGWEHGPFQIWDAIGVEKGIEIMKAEGLAPASWVSDMLASGSKSFYSVKNGATYAYDIPKKSQEKVPGQDAFIILDNIRKSNEVFKNSGVVIEDLGDGILNCEFQSKMNTIGGDVLAGLNKAIDLAEKEYQGLIVGNQGANFSVGANIGMIFMMAVEQEYDELNAAIKYFQDTMMRMRYSSIPTISAPHGMSLGGACELSMHADKVVAAAETYIGLVEFGVGVIPGGAGSKEMALRASDTFRKGDVELNILQEYFLTIGMAKVATSAYEAFDMGVLQKGKDVVVINKDRQIATAKAHAKLMAEAGYTKPIQRKDVKVLGKQALGMFLVGTDSMEAANYISEHDHKIANKLAYVMAGGDLSEPTLVSEQYLLDLEREAFLSLCTERKTLERIQHMLKTGKPLRN; encoded by the coding sequence ATGAGCAAACGTAGAATAAAAAAAGTGGCCATTATTGGTTCTGGTATTATGGGAAGCGGTATCGCATGTCATTTTGCTAACATTGGCGTAGAGGTTTTATTGCTAGACATCGTTCCAAGAGAATTAAACGATAAAGAAAAAGCCAAAGGTTTAACACTCGATGATAAAATGGTACGAAACAGATTGGTAAACGATGCCTTGTCTGTAGCTTTAAAATCTAAGCCCTCTCCTATTTATCATTCTAAATTTGCAAAACGTATTACAACTGGTAATCTGGAAGATGACATTGCTAAAGTTTCCGATGTCGATTGGATTATGGAAGTCGTTGTGGAACGATTAGACATAAAAAAACAGGTTTTTGAAACCCTCGAAAAACATAGAACTCCCGGTACTTTAATTACCAGTAATACATCTGGTATTCCCATTAAGTTTATGAGTGAAGGCAGAAGCGAAGACTTTCAAAAGCATTTCTGTGGGACACACTTTTTTAACCCGGCGCGTTACTTAAAATTATTCGAAATCATTCCTAGCCCTAAAACAGATGCATCTGTTTTAGAATTCCTTAATGGTTACGGTGAGCAATTTCTTGGTAAAACTTCGGTAGTAGCAAAAGATACCCCGGCTTTTATTGGAAACCGTATTGGGATCTTTAGTATTATGAGTTTATTTCATGTTGTTAAAGATATGGAGTTAACTATAGAAGAAGTGGATAAACTATCTGGTCCGGTTATCGGCAGACCTAAATCTGCGACCTTTAGAACCGTTGATGTGGTTGGCTTAGATACTTTGGTACATGTAGCAAACGGAATTGCAGAAAATTGCAAGGAAGATGAAAGCCTAGAGCTTTTTAAATTACCGGATTTCGTTAACACCATGATAGAAAACAAATGGTTAGGAAGTAAAACCAAACAAGGCTTTTATAAAAAAACCGTTTCGGCAGAAGGAAAAAAAGAAATCCTATCACTAGATTTAAACACTTTAGAATACCGCTCTGCGAAAAAAGCAAAATTTGCCACTCTAGAACTTACCAAAACTATCGATAAGGTTGTAGACCGATTTGAAGTATTGGTATCTGGCAAGGATAAAGCCGGTGAGTTTTACAGAAAAAACTTTGCCGCTTTATTTGCCTACGTTTCCAATCGTATTCCCGAAATAACCGACGACCTATACAAGATTGATGATGCTATGAAAGCTGGTTTTGGTTGGGAACATGGTCCCTTCCAAATTTGGGATGCTATAGGAGTAGAAAAAGGCATTGAAATAATGAAAGCCGAAGGTTTGGCACCTGCTTCTTGGGTAAGCGATATGTTAGCTTCTGGAAGCAAATCGTTTTACTCGGTTAAAAACGGTGCAACCTATGCTTACGATATTCCAAAAAAATCACAGGAAAAAGTACCAGGACAAGATGCATTTATCATTTTAGATAATATTAGAAAATCTAACGAAGTATTTAAAAATTCCGGAGTCGTTATCGAAGATTTAGGTGATGGTATATTAAACTGCGAATTTCAATCTAAAATGAATACCATAGGCGGTGATGTATTAGCTGGACTAAATAAAGCTATCGATTTAGCTGAAAAAGAATATCAGGGATTAATAGTTGGCAACCAAGGCGCCAATTTCTCAGTTGGCGCCAATATTGGTATGATATTCATGATGGCTGTAGAGCAGGAATATGACGAACTTAATGCTGCCATTAAGTATTTTCAGGATACCATGATGCGCATGCGCTATTCCTCAATTCCAACTATTTCGGCACCACACGGCATGTCTTTAGGAGGTGCCTGCGAATTATCGATGCACGCCGATAAAGTTGTGGCTGCAGCCGAAACTTATATTGGTCTGGTAGAATTTGGTGTTGGGGTAATTCCTGGCGGAGCAGGCTCTAAAGAAATGGCTTTAAGAGCATCCGATACCTTTAGAAAAGGTGATGTAGAACTAAATATTCTGCAAGAATACTTTTTAACTATAGGTATGGCAAAAGTCGCTACTTCTGCTTACGAAGCTTTCGATATGGGAGTACTTCAAAAAGGAAAAGATGTTGTTGTTATTAATAAGGACAGACAAATAGCCACAGCAAAAGCACACGCTAAATTAATGGCAGAAGCTGGTTACACAAAACCTATACAACGTAAGGATGTAAAAGTACTTGGTAAACAAGCTTTAGGAATGTTCTTAGTTGGAACAGACTCTATGGAAGCAGCCAATTACATAAGTGAACACGATCATAAAATAGCTAATAAACTAGCCTACGTTATGGCTGGTGGTGATTTATCAGAACCTACTCTGGTAAGCGAACAGTACTTACTAGACCTAGAGCGAGAAGCTTTCTTAAGTTTATGTACAGAGCGTAAAACGCTAGAACGCATACAACATATGTTGAAGACAGGGAAACCGCTTCGTAATTAA
- a CDS encoding MarR family winged helix-turn-helix transcriptional regulator codes for MKDKTIDYILRTTWLAVQKMYNEEAAKFESTMATGFTLLSIDPEKGTPSTALGPKMGMEATSLSRILKTMEAKGLIERKPNPDDGRGVIISLTEFGLEKRTYSREKVLTFNDAIRKNISEEKLNSFYEVAEVINDMVTNKKIYNQNE; via the coding sequence ATGAAAGACAAAACTATTGACTATATACTAAGAACTACATGGCTTGCAGTGCAAAAAATGTATAATGAAGAAGCGGCAAAATTTGAAAGTACGATGGCAACGGGCTTTACTCTTTTAAGTATAGATCCGGAAAAGGGAACTCCTTCCACTGCTCTCGGACCTAAAATGGGAATGGAAGCGACCAGTTTATCCAGAATATTGAAAACTATGGAAGCTAAAGGACTCATAGAACGCAAACCCAATCCGGATGACGGTCGTGGGGTTATTATTTCTCTTACCGAATTTGGTCTTGAAAAAAGAACATATTCAAGAGAAAAAGTTTTAACATTTAATGACGCCATAAGAAAGAATATTTCTGAAGAAAAACTAAATAGTTTTTACGAAGTAGCAGAAGTTATAAATGATATGGTGACAAACAAAAAAATATATAATCAAAACGAGTAG
- a CDS encoding AMP-dependent synthetase/ligase — protein sequence MAEITRIFDFPYYQLETYSLDKSLTSKQNGEWYSISTQEYIDQVNAISRGLLRMGIQPDDKIAVISSTNRTEWNVMDIGVLQTGAQNVPIYPTISAEEYEYILNHSESIYCLVSDVEVLEKLNTIKDKTKLKGVYTFNDIEGESSWKEILKLGEDASNQNEVEARKDAVKPNDLATLIYTSGTTGKPKGVMLSHNNLVSNVLDSLPRVPIELGESKALSFLPICHVFERMILYLYQYCGIEIYFAESIELISDNLKDVKPTIMTAVPRLYEKMYDKIIAKGAELKGLKKMLFFWAVNLGLKYEPYGKNGWWYEFQLKIANKLIFSKWREALGGNINTLVSGSAALQPRLIRVFSAARMPILEGYGLTETSPVISVNCPIDYGINIGTVGRMIDNVEVKIADDGEILVKGPNVMLGYYKDPEKTKEVMSGDFFHTGDIGEIDDDNFLRITDRKKEMFKTSGGKYVAPTLLENQFKQSRFIEQIMIIGEGEKMPAALIQLNYEFVEEWGRRHDITFQSKEDMNTNPTLLERIQEEIDAANKNFGKWEQIKKFEITPDIWSIDAGHLTPTLKMKRKVIKGIYADLIEKIYRP from the coding sequence ATGGCAGAGATAACAAGAATTTTTGATTTCCCTTATTACCAGTTAGAAACTTACAGTTTAGATAAATCACTCACCTCTAAACAGAATGGGGAATGGTACTCAATATCAACTCAAGAATATATTGATCAAGTTAATGCTATTAGTAGAGGTTTATTGCGCATGGGGATTCAACCCGATGATAAAATAGCTGTTATTTCTTCAACAAATAGAACAGAATGGAATGTTATGGATATTGGCGTATTGCAAACTGGCGCGCAAAACGTTCCTATCTACCCAACTATTTCTGCCGAAGAATACGAATATATTTTAAATCACTCCGAATCTATTTATTGTTTAGTTTCAGATGTAGAGGTACTCGAAAAACTAAATACCATAAAAGACAAAACCAAACTTAAAGGTGTTTATACATTTAATGATATTGAAGGTGAAAGCAGTTGGAAAGAAATTTTAAAGTTAGGTGAAGATGCAAGCAATCAAAACGAAGTTGAAGCCAGAAAAGATGCTGTTAAGCCTAACGATCTTGCTACCTTAATATATACATCTGGAACTACGGGCAAACCAAAGGGTGTTATGCTGTCGCACAACAATCTAGTGTCGAATGTCTTAGATAGTTTACCTCGGGTGCCTATAGAATTGGGAGAATCTAAAGCATTAAGTTTCTTGCCCATATGCCATGTTTTTGAAAGAATGATATTATATCTGTATCAATATTGTGGTATTGAAATATATTTTGCTGAGAGTATTGAGCTTATAAGTGATAACCTTAAAGATGTTAAACCAACCATCATGACAGCGGTTCCAAGGTTATATGAAAAAATGTATGATAAAATCATCGCAAAAGGAGCTGAATTAAAAGGACTAAAAAAGATGCTGTTCTTTTGGGCTGTTAACTTAGGCTTAAAATATGAACCTTACGGCAAAAATGGTTGGTGGTACGAATTTCAATTAAAAATAGCCAATAAGCTTATTTTTAGTAAATGGCGAGAAGCTCTGGGTGGCAACATTAATACCCTCGTATCTGGAAGTGCAGCTTTACAACCACGATTAATTAGGGTGTTTTCTGCTGCAAGAATGCCTATACTGGAAGGCTATGGTTTAACCGAAACCTCTCCCGTTATTTCTGTAAACTGTCCTATTGACTATGGTATTAATATAGGAACTGTTGGACGTATGATAGATAATGTTGAAGTAAAAATAGCAGACGATGGAGAAATTTTAGTTAAAGGCCCAAATGTGATGCTCGGCTATTATAAAGACCCAGAAAAGACCAAGGAAGTTATGAGTGGAGATTTTTTCCACACGGGTGATATTGGAGAAATTGACGACGACAATTTCTTAAGAATTACAGATCGTAAAAAAGAAATGTTTAAAACCTCTGGTGGAAAATATGTAGCCCCTACGTTGTTAGAGAACCAATTCAAACAATCGAGGTTTATAGAGCAAATAATGATTATAGGTGAAGGAGAAAAAATGCCAGCAGCATTAATTCAGCTTAATTACGAATTTGTTGAAGAATGGGGAAGACGACACGATATAACATTTCAATCTAAAGAAGACATGAACACGAACCCTACTTTATTAGAACGTATTCAAGAAGAAATTGACGCGGCTAATAAAAATTTCGGGAAGTGGGAACAAATAAAAAAATTCGAAATTACCCCAGATATATGGTCTATAGATGCAGGCCATTTAACACCTACTTTAAAAATGAAAAGAAAAGTGATTAAAGGTATATACGCCGATTTGATAGAAAAAATTTACAGGCCGTAA
- the pflB gene encoding formate C-acetyltransferase, translated as MEVKQFKYGIWAEKVDVRDFVINNITPYHGTSEFLVGPSAKTQKLWDICKEATKEERQNNGVRSVDTETVSTVSAFSAGYIDKENEVIVGLQTDELLKRTMKPFGGFKVVQKALSEQGVKPNDALTELFSKYVKTHNDGVFDAYTSEIKKFRSLGFLTGLPDNYARGRIIGDYRRIALYGIDFLIKSKQEDLENITGPMSDAVIRLREEVSEQIKALKEMLELGAKYDLDLSRPAENAREAVQWTYMAYLAAVKEQDGAAMSLGNVSTFLDIFIENDLQEGLITEEEAQEYIDQFVMKLRMVRHLRMGAYDEIFAGDPTWVTEAIGGLFEDGRTKVTKTSFRFLNTLYNLGPSPEPNMTILWSKDLPQNFKDFCAKVSIDTSSIQFENDELMRESRGSDDYGIACCVSHQALGKSIQFFGARTNLAKTLLLAINGGRCEITGTQMVDGIEPCDCEYLDFDKVMANFKIAMKEVARVYNDSMNIIHYMHDKYYYEKAQMALIDTNPSINIAYGIAGLSIVADSLSAIKYAKVKPIRNEEGLAVDFDVSGDFPCYGNDDDRVDVLAVNAVADFNDELKKLPVYKDADPTMSVLTITSNVAYGKKTGATPDGRAKGVPFAPGANPMHGRDSQGAIASLNSVAKINYEDSQDGISNTFSIVPKSLGADDTDRIDNLATILDGYFSRNAQHINVNVLNKETLLDAMEHPEEYPQLTIRVSGYAVNFVRLTKEQQLEVITRSFHESM; from the coding sequence ATGGAAGTAAAACAATTTAAATACGGAATTTGGGCTGAAAAAGTCGACGTGAGAGATTTTGTTATTAATAACATTACTCCTTATCATGGCACATCAGAATTTTTAGTTGGACCTAGTGCGAAAACTCAAAAATTGTGGGACATCTGTAAAGAAGCTACCAAGGAAGAGCGACAAAATAACGGTGTACGATCTGTAGATACTGAAACCGTTTCAACTGTTAGTGCCTTTAGTGCTGGGTACATAGACAAAGAGAATGAAGTAATTGTAGGATTACAAACAGACGAACTATTAAAAAGAACCATGAAACCTTTTGGAGGTTTTAAAGTGGTTCAAAAAGCATTATCGGAACAAGGTGTAAAACCTAATGATGCTTTAACGGAATTATTTTCAAAATATGTTAAAACACATAATGATGGTGTTTTTGATGCGTATACTTCAGAAATTAAGAAGTTCCGTTCTTTAGGTTTCTTAACTGGGTTACCAGACAACTATGCGAGAGGAAGAATTATTGGTGATTACCGTCGTATAGCGTTATACGGAATTGATTTCCTAATTAAGTCTAAGCAAGAAGATTTAGAGAATATTACAGGTCCGATGAGTGATGCTGTTATTCGTTTACGTGAAGAGGTTTCTGAGCAAATAAAAGCATTAAAAGAAATGCTTGAATTAGGAGCTAAATACGATTTAGACTTAAGCAGACCTGCGGAAAATGCAAGAGAAGCGGTACAATGGACTTACATGGCTTACCTTGCTGCTGTTAAAGAGCAGGATGGTGCAGCTATGTCGTTAGGTAATGTATCTACATTCTTAGACATTTTTATTGAAAATGATTTACAAGAAGGTCTTATAACAGAGGAAGAAGCTCAAGAATACATCGACCAGTTCGTAATGAAATTACGTATGGTACGTCACTTAAGAATGGGAGCTTACGATGAAATTTTTGCAGGAGATCCTACTTGGGTAACAGAAGCTATTGGTGGTTTATTTGAAGATGGAAGAACTAAGGTGACTAAAACCTCTTTCCGTTTCTTAAATACCTTATACAACTTAGGGCCTTCACCAGAACCGAATATGACGATTCTTTGGTCTAAGGATTTACCACAAAACTTTAAAGATTTCTGTGCTAAAGTATCTATCGATACATCATCAATTCAATTTGAGAATGATGAATTAATGAGAGAAAGCAGAGGGTCTGATGATTACGGAATTGCATGTTGTGTATCTCACCAGGCATTAGGAAAATCAATTCAGTTCTTTGGAGCACGTACAAATCTGGCTAAAACATTATTATTAGCTATTAATGGTGGTCGTTGTGAAATAACAGGAACTCAAATGGTTGATGGTATTGAGCCTTGTGATTGCGAATATTTAGATTTCGATAAAGTCATGGCTAATTTTAAAATAGCTATGAAAGAAGTGGCACGTGTTTATAATGATTCTATGAACATTATTCACTACATGCACGATAAATACTATTATGAAAAAGCTCAAATGGCGTTAATTGATACGAATCCAAGTATTAATATTGCTTACGGTATAGCTGGTTTATCAATAGTAGCAGATTCACTTTCTGCAATTAAATATGCTAAAGTTAAGCCTATTAGAAATGAAGAAGGTTTAGCCGTTGATTTTGATGTAAGTGGCGATTTCCCATGTTATGGTAATGATGATGATAGAGTGGATGTTTTAGCAGTAAATGCTGTAGCAGATTTTAACGATGAATTAAAGAAATTACCAGTTTATAAAGATGCAGATCCAACAATGTCTGTGTTAACCATTACATCGAATGTAGCTTACGGAAAGAAAACCGGAGCAACACCAGATGGTAGAGCAAAAGGCGTTCCATTTGCACCAGGTGCTAATCCTATGCACGGAAGAGATTCTCAAGGCGCTATTGCTTCATTAAACTCGGTAGCTAAAATTAATTATGAAGATTCTCAGGATGGTATTTCAAATACCTTCTCAATAGTGCCAAAATCGTTAGGAGCTGATGATACTGATAGAATAGATAATTTAGCAACAATTTTAGATGGATATTTCTCTAGAAATGCACAACATATTAATGTGAATGTATTGAACAAAGAAACCTTGCTTGATGCTATGGAGCATCCAGAGGAATACCCACAATTAACAATTCGTGTGTCCGGTTATGCTGTTAATTTTGTAAGATTAACAAAAGAGCAACAACTGGAGGTTATTACACGATCTTTCCACGAATCCATGTAG
- the pflA gene encoding pyruvate formate-lyase-activating protein — protein sequence MESFGTHDGPGVRLIVFLQGCKLKCLYCHNPDTISTSGGTLYHTEELVDIALKMKPYFGNKGGVTVSGGEPLLQSKGLVSFFKRLKEEGIHTNIDTNGRILNHFTEELLDKYADLVMLDIKHMTEEGYEAITGMRNKETAFNFAKHREASGKKMWLRYVLIPGITNKPELLHQMGEYFKDYKTIEKIELQPYHKLGIHKWESLGWEYQLKDARENTDEEIDEAVKILEKYFKEVKIN from the coding sequence ATTGAATCCTTTGGAACACACGATGGTCCGGGAGTTCGATTAATTGTTTTCCTGCAAGGCTGCAAATTAAAATGTTTGTATTGTCATAACCCGGATACAATTAGTACTTCAGGTGGTACACTATATCATACAGAGGAGCTCGTGGATATCGCTTTAAAAATGAAACCATATTTTGGAAACAAAGGTGGTGTAACGGTATCTGGAGGGGAGCCTTTGTTACAATCTAAAGGATTGGTGTCGTTTTTTAAAAGACTTAAAGAAGAAGGGATTCATACTAACATTGATACCAATGGCAGAATACTGAATCACTTCACAGAAGAATTGTTAGACAAGTACGCAGACTTAGTTATGCTGGATATAAAACATATGACCGAAGAAGGGTATGAAGCCATAACGGGGATGCGTAATAAAGAGACAGCTTTCAATTTTGCAAAACATAGAGAGGCCTCGGGAAAGAAAATGTGGTTGAGGTATGTATTAATACCGGGAATTACTAATAAACCAGAGCTTTTACATCAAATGGGCGAATATTTTAAAGATTATAAGACCATTGAAAAAATTGAGTTGCAGCCATATCATAAACTAGGTATACATAAATGGGAATCTTTAGGTTGGGAATACCAATTAAAAGATGCACGGGAAAACACAGACGAGGAGATAGATGAAGCTGTAAAGATATTAGAGAAATACTTTAAAGAAGTAAAAATTAATTAA
- a CDS encoding L-lactate MFS transporter, producing MKTQKLKNRWLIAASAVGIHISIGSVYAYSVMTNPVKDIFDVDGSVIKWAFKIAILLLGLSAAFLGRWVEKVGPRVSGTTAGLFYGIGILGSGLAVQLESLTLFYLCYGVIGGIGLGLGYITPVSTLVKWFPDRRGLATGMAIMGFGFAALIFGPVMQSLFDAVGVSNAFYILGAIYMILILSSARYIERPPEGYLPEGFKPGEGKKIKADISNISANESLRTPRFYYIWIMMFINIACGIAIISAASPMMQEKLNYTPMEAAAIVGLIGVFNGLGRIMWSSLSDYLGRANTYIIFFAFQILAFFLLPKISMELVFLVVLFTVITMYGGGFATLPAFLGDLFGTKQLGAIHGMVLAAWGLAGVVGPTIYDVVKNATGSLDNTLEVFAGLFVIALIISLLMKRSVVKAYKKIDKSLEFA from the coding sequence ATGAAAACACAAAAACTTAAAAACCGTTGGTTAATAGCAGCATCTGCAGTTGGAATCCATATTTCTATTGGTTCTGTATATGCATATTCGGTTATGACGAACCCGGTTAAAGATATTTTTGATGTTGATGGAAGTGTTATAAAATGGGCTTTTAAAATAGCTATTTTACTATTAGGTTTATCAGCAGCATTTTTAGGACGTTGGGTAGAGAAAGTAGGGCCAAGAGTTAGTGGTACTACAGCAGGATTGTTTTACGGTATTGGTATTTTAGGTTCTGGACTCGCTGTTCAATTGGAATCATTAACGCTATTTTACCTTTGTTATGGTGTAATAGGAGGTATTGGATTAGGACTTGGGTATATTACACCTGTAAGTACCTTGGTAAAGTGGTTTCCGGACAGACGTGGTCTGGCAACAGGAATGGCCATTATGGGGTTTGGTTTTGCTGCCTTAATTTTTGGACCTGTTATGCAATCGCTTTTTGATGCCGTTGGTGTATCAAATGCCTTTTACATTTTAGGAGCCATATATATGATATTAATATTATCGTCTGCACGATATATTGAAAGACCACCAGAAGGTTATTTACCAGAAGGGTTTAAACCGGGTGAAGGTAAAAAGATTAAAGCAGATATTTCTAACATTAGTGCTAATGAGTCATTAAGAACACCACGTTTTTATTACATCTGGATTATGATGTTTATAAATATTGCTTGCGGTATTGCTATTATATCTGCAGCAAGCCCAATGATGCAGGAAAAATTAAATTACACCCCGATGGAAGCAGCAGCAATTGTAGGTTTAATAGGTGTGTTTAATGGACTGGGGAGAATTATGTGGTCCAGTCTTTCAGATTATTTAGGAAGAGCAAATACATATATCATATTCTTTGCTTTTCAAATTTTGGCATTCTTTTTATTGCCAAAAATTTCAATGGAACTAGTATTCCTTGTGGTTCTGTTTACTGTAATTACTATGTACGGCGGTGGGTTTGCAACGTTACCTGCATTCCTCGGAGACTTGTTTGGAACCAAACAATTAGGCGCTATACATGGTATGGTATTGGCAGCATGGGGATTAGCAGGAGTCGTAGGACCAACAATTTACGATGTTGTTAAAAATGCAACAGGATCGTTAGATAACACTTTAGAAGTGTTTGCAGGGCTATTTGTTATAGCGCTTATCATATCGCTGTTAATGAAGCGGTCTGTAGTAAAAGCCTATAAAAAAATAGACAAAAGTTTAGAGTTTGCCTGA